One Catalinimonas alkaloidigena DNA window includes the following coding sequences:
- a CDS encoding heme exporter protein CcmB, translated as MALLHEIRTLVRKEILLEWRQRYALNGMLLYVVSTVWIVYLSFQLAGGQIGVVTWNALFWITLLFTSVNAIAKSFMQESRGRQLYYYLLTSPEGLILAKIVYNVVLMLTLTLVGLVVYGWVLGTPIQDWPLFLLATLLGAVGFAGTLTMVSGIAAKAGNNTTLMAILSFPIILPMLLMLMRVSKNALDGLDWAASRDELGVLLAMNMIVVTLSYFLFPYLWRS; from the coding sequence ATGGCCTTACTACACGAAATCCGCACGCTGGTTCGCAAAGAGATTCTCCTGGAATGGCGACAACGCTATGCCTTGAACGGCATGCTGCTGTACGTGGTCAGCACGGTCTGGATCGTCTACCTCAGTTTTCAGTTGGCCGGAGGGCAGATTGGCGTCGTGACCTGGAACGCACTTTTCTGGATTACCCTCTTGTTTACGTCAGTCAACGCCATCGCCAAAAGTTTTATGCAGGAGAGCCGGGGGCGGCAACTCTACTATTACCTGCTGACCAGCCCCGAAGGTCTGATCTTAGCCAAGATTGTGTACAACGTGGTGTTGATGCTTACGCTTACGCTCGTAGGGCTGGTGGTCTACGGCTGGGTGCTGGGCACGCCCATACAAGACTGGCCGCTTTTTCTGCTGGCCACTTTGCTAGGGGCCGTCGGCTTTGCCGGAACACTCACCATGGTGTCGGGCATCGCGGCCAAGGCCGGCAACAACACGACCCTGATGGCCATCCTGAGTTTTCCGATCATCCTGCCCATGCTGCTGATGTTGATGCGGGTTTCGAAAAATGCTCTCGATGGGCTGGACTGGGCCGCTAGTCGCGACGAGCTGGGGGTGCTGCTCGCCATGAATATGATCGTTGTCACCCTTTCGTACTTCCTGTTTCCGTACCTTTGGCGTAGCTAA
- a CDS encoding tetratricopeptide repeat protein, giving the protein MRLLLVFVFSAIFSWVAYGRQDVVLISQLQKRLPQQQELNRIATLNKLGWEYRLSEPDSTLYYCRQAIELAQRLQTSRGIAESLNYMGLASSYKGDYPTAFDYHQKALNIATATADSSQIAHSLNSIGRIFYVQGNPVRSYDYYLKALDLFTQLGDSSGMGYTYNSLSQLYELQEELGKALEVAKKALAIRQQQQNRRGQVSSYQTIARLYTKLGTTEQATVCLQKARDISRELGEISLAEIELGLAELYLNAQRYEEALQNGQEAFQVIDRSHNRKLMAQASLMMGCIHLKMGHFSQAHTFLDQVIKYAQESGNLEEQQRAFLHLSELAERENNYRQAYQHYRQHEALQDSLYSTEKARLMEQMDAQLKIDRIEQEYKLLKATEEKNQLIIEHERLKDIAQYLILALAVALATVLVVAYVKRRKQNEELVVKNNRIEEQNREIIKRNLFIEEQNLILQRQNQDLRSMDEEKDQFMRIVAHDLKSPFNSIKGLTDLLPLDGNLTEEQQQFVTLIRQLSNDSLQLITKMLDIHALEHSSQVNTQEVMIEPWLENALRPHRAKALQKGITLRCESEEGLLLETDELYLTRILDNLVSNAVKYSSSGKLVEVNVYRQQHHVCLSVRDQGPGFTEQDKEQLYRKFRRLSAKPTQGEESHGLGLSIVKTLVEKLDASIVLHSHPDQGSEFVVTFPLTAKQLVP; this is encoded by the coding sequence ATGCGATTACTCCTTGTATTTGTCTTTTCGGCTATTTTCAGTTGGGTCGCATACGGACGGCAGGATGTTGTGCTGATCAGCCAATTGCAAAAGCGCCTGCCACAACAGCAGGAACTTAACCGCATTGCTACACTCAACAAACTAGGATGGGAATACCGCCTGTCGGAACCTGACAGCACGTTGTATTACTGCCGCCAGGCCATTGAGCTGGCACAACGCCTGCAAACGTCGCGGGGCATTGCCGAAAGCCTGAATTACATGGGACTGGCGTCGTCTTACAAAGGTGACTATCCCACGGCTTTTGATTACCACCAGAAAGCCCTGAACATCGCTACGGCAACGGCCGACTCGTCGCAGATCGCCCATTCGCTCAACAGCATCGGCCGCATCTTCTACGTGCAGGGCAATCCGGTTCGATCGTACGACTATTACCTGAAGGCCCTCGATCTGTTCACTCAACTCGGCGACTCGTCCGGGATGGGGTATACCTACAACAGCCTCAGCCAACTGTACGAGTTGCAGGAAGAACTGGGAAAAGCCCTGGAAGTCGCTAAAAAAGCACTTGCCATCCGCCAGCAGCAACAGAACCGACGCGGCCAGGTTTCCTCGTACCAGACCATCGCCCGTTTGTATACCAAGCTGGGCACGACCGAACAGGCAACCGTCTGCTTGCAAAAGGCCCGGGACATCAGCCGAGAGCTGGGTGAAATCAGCCTCGCGGAAATCGAATTGGGGTTGGCTGAGTTGTACCTCAATGCTCAACGCTACGAAGAGGCCTTACAAAACGGGCAGGAAGCGTTCCAAGTCATCGATCGGTCGCACAACCGGAAGCTCATGGCCCAGGCCAGCCTCATGATGGGTTGCATTCACCTTAAAATGGGGCATTTTTCGCAGGCACACACCTTCCTCGATCAGGTGATCAAGTACGCGCAGGAGTCGGGTAATCTCGAAGAGCAGCAGCGTGCCTTTCTGCATTTGTCCGAACTGGCCGAACGCGAAAACAATTACCGTCAAGCCTATCAACACTATCGTCAGCACGAAGCCCTGCAAGATTCGCTCTACAGCACGGAAAAGGCACGTCTGATGGAGCAGATGGACGCGCAACTTAAAATTGACCGCATTGAACAGGAGTATAAGCTGCTGAAAGCCACGGAAGAAAAGAATCAGCTGATCATTGAACACGAGCGGCTGAAAGACATCGCCCAGTACCTGATTCTGGCGCTGGCGGTAGCGCTGGCCACCGTATTGGTGGTGGCGTACGTCAAGCGCCGCAAGCAAAACGAAGAGCTGGTAGTGAAGAACAACCGGATCGAAGAACAAAACCGGGAGATCATCAAGCGCAACCTTTTCATCGAAGAGCAGAACCTGATTCTTCAACGGCAAAATCAGGATTTGCGCAGTATGGACGAGGAAAAGGACCAGTTCATGCGCATTGTAGCGCACGACCTGAAATCACCCTTCAACAGCATCAAGGGCCTCACAGACCTGCTGCCACTGGACGGCAACCTGACCGAAGAGCAGCAGCAGTTTGTAACGCTGATCCGTCAACTCTCGAACGATAGCCTGCAACTCATCACCAAAATGCTGGACATTCACGCGCTGGAGCACTCCAGCCAGGTGAACACGCAGGAAGTGATGATCGAACCCTGGCTGGAAAACGCGCTGCGCCCGCATCGCGCTAAAGCCCTGCAGAAAGGCATTACACTCCGCTGCGAAAGCGAAGAGGGCCTGTTGCTCGAAACCGACGAATTGTACCTTACGCGCATTCTCGACAACCTGGTCTCCAACGCCGTCAAGTATTCTTCGTCGGGGAAACTCGTAGAAGTCAATGTCTACCGCCAGCAGCACCATGTCTGTTTGTCGGTACGCGACCAGGGACCAGGCTTTACCGAGCAGGATAAGGAGCAGCTTTACCGCAAGTTCCGGCGCTTGAGCGCGAAACCCACGCAGGGAGAAGAGTCACACGGCCTGGGACTTTCCATCGTCAAGACCTTGGTCGAAAAGCTCGATGCCTCCATTGTGCTCCACAGCCATCCTGACCAAGGCAGCGAGTTTGTCGTGACGTTTCCGTTAACAGCAAAGCAGCTCGTTCCTTAA
- a CDS encoding Dabb family protein: protein MFVHHVFFWLKSPNDATVRAEFTKALQELVTISTIRQSHIGIPAATNRPVVDNTYAFSLLLMFDNKADHDDYQDDPDHHRFIERCSAWWERVQVYDAVETD, encoded by the coding sequence ATGTTTGTCCATCACGTATTTTTCTGGCTCAAAAGCCCGAACGACGCTACAGTCCGTGCAGAATTTACAAAAGCGCTGCAGGAACTCGTTACCATCAGCACCATTCGGCAATCGCACATCGGCATACCGGCCGCGACCAACCGCCCCGTCGTCGACAACACGTACGCATTTTCGCTGCTCCTGATGTTCGACAACAAAGCCGACCACGATGACTACCAGGATGATCCCGACCATCACCGGTTCATCGAACGCTGTTCGGCCTGGTGGGAGCGCGTGCAGGTATACGACGCAGTAGAAACTGATTAA
- a CDS encoding PAS domain-containing sensor histidine kinase — MTARPSSSSLSPSSPGFEDELAKARQEIASLKATNASLRHRLRDSQSALSSPPTSFPHSVLQVSADRIIVHAQGHNVFSKHRHISELIGQPFLQQPRGLRRHRYFVEHALQGHFQHKVFAEKTKSYHFWYLPQVHFRKVTGVSIIGQVDMEPSAYEQLTEGGWLYDYATHTLVCAPEMLRLHDLEPAVHEDALAKILARVHREDADRVTLWFAQLSKQAPLLQEEIYRIHTRRGRVQHLALSATLHYDDEGHPTKVAGTVRKIPTPPKAPSFSPDQFDQLDLLNNANVAVLSIDFDWKLQYMNRCAAKMLGKKQKSSVGKPLQDVCAEAITPYCLEKNLKTALEHRRAVRFETYHAPRETWLEIQATPYEGGLSVFFNDIGRLKEMEQALRSLNHAKDQFFSILAHDLRSPFATIMSLTNLASTYGSDISQEDLQACMLRLHHVTQNTHKLLDNLLLWSKAQMNQLQCASQQIALRQTVEVCMELYREDAREKGLTLLNTVSETVAVWADQHMVETILRNLLHNAIKFTKNGTITVAAQVEDDYVAISVTDTGTGIAPDLLETLFNFDSLTTVRGTNGEKGSGLGLNLCNELVRKNGGSLQVSSQQGKGTAFTFSLPLRAATA, encoded by the coding sequence ATGACTGCACGGCCCTCTTCTTCTTCTCTCTCTCCTAGCAGTCCTGGCTTTGAGGATGAGTTGGCAAAGGCCCGGCAGGAAATCGCATCGTTGAAAGCCACAAATGCCTCGTTGCGGCATCGGTTACGTGACAGTCAATCGGCGCTGTCTTCGCCTCCTACCAGTTTCCCCCACAGTGTATTGCAAGTGTCGGCCGACAGAATCATTGTACACGCCCAGGGACACAACGTTTTCTCGAAACACCGACATATTTCAGAGCTGATCGGGCAACCGTTCTTACAACAACCGCGTGGGTTACGCCGGCATCGCTACTTCGTCGAGCATGCGTTGCAGGGGCATTTTCAACACAAAGTCTTTGCAGAAAAAACAAAATCGTACCACTTCTGGTACCTGCCGCAGGTACATTTCCGTAAGGTCACGGGCGTAAGCATCATCGGGCAGGTAGACATGGAGCCCTCGGCTTACGAGCAACTCACCGAAGGCGGGTGGCTTTACGATTATGCGACGCATACGCTCGTCTGTGCGCCGGAAATGCTTCGCTTACACGACCTTGAGCCTGCTGTGCACGAAGATGCCTTAGCAAAAATTTTGGCACGCGTGCATCGGGAAGATGCCGACCGAGTTACCCTTTGGTTCGCGCAACTCTCGAAGCAAGCCCCTTTGCTGCAAGAGGAAATTTACCGCATTCATACGCGACGCGGCAGGGTACAGCACCTCGCCCTGAGCGCTACACTGCATTATGACGACGAAGGCCATCCTACTAAAGTAGCGGGCACGGTGCGAAAAATCCCCACACCCCCGAAGGCGCCTTCCTTCAGTCCCGATCAGTTCGATCAACTCGATCTTCTGAACAACGCAAACGTAGCGGTGCTGTCCATCGATTTTGACTGGAAGCTGCAGTACATGAACCGTTGTGCAGCGAAGATGCTGGGGAAAAAACAGAAGAGTTCGGTGGGTAAACCGCTACAGGACGTCTGTGCCGAGGCCATCACACCCTATTGCCTTGAGAAGAACCTCAAGACGGCGCTTGAGCACCGGCGTGCGGTCCGGTTTGAGACGTACCATGCTCCGAGAGAGACGTGGCTGGAGATTCAGGCGACGCCTTACGAAGGCGGGTTGTCGGTGTTTTTCAACGACATCGGGCGACTTAAAGAAATGGAGCAGGCGTTGCGGTCGCTCAACCATGCCAAAGACCAGTTCTTTTCCATCCTTGCTCATGACCTGCGCAGCCCTTTCGCTACCATCATGAGCCTGACTAACCTGGCGAGCACTTATGGGAGCGACATTTCGCAGGAAGATCTGCAAGCGTGTATGCTCCGGTTACACCACGTCACGCAGAACACCCACAAACTGCTGGACAACTTGCTCCTCTGGTCAAAAGCTCAGATGAATCAGTTGCAGTGTGCCTCTCAGCAAATTGCTTTGCGACAAACGGTTGAGGTCTGCATGGAGCTCTACCGCGAAGATGCGCGCGAAAAAGGGCTTACGCTGCTCAACACCGTTTCTGAGACGGTCGCGGTCTGGGCCGATCAGCACATGGTTGAAACCATTCTACGCAACCTGCTTCACAACGCCATCAAGTTTACGAAAAACGGCACCATTACCGTAGCCGCTCAGGTCGAAGACGACTACGTTGCGATATCGGTCACTGACACGGGGACAGGCATTGCGCCCGATCTCCTGGAAACGCTGTTCAATTTCGACTCGCTTACGACGGTTCGCGGCACGAATGGCGAGAAGGGCTCCGGTTTAGGACTCAATTTGTGTAACGAGTTAGTCCGTAAAAACGGCGGGAGCTTACAGGTATCCAGTCAACAAGGCAAAGGAACCGCGTTTACGTTTTCGCTACCTCTCCGCGCTGCAACGGCTTAA
- the ccsA gene encoding cytochrome c biogenesis protein CcsA, whose protein sequence is MIHEFPGLLGNFFITLMFVTAVAAAFAFFRATQLPALRTHDRALLQRFGRTVFGIHVVSVMGVVATLFFIVYNHYYEYHYAWSYSSEHLPTQYIIASFWNGQEGSFLLWLFWHAVLGVIVMATNRRWEAPVMTIFALVQAFLASMILGVVIPGLDLKIGSSPFMLLRDVMQSWPVFQINPDYVPVDGRGLNPSLQNYWMVIHPPTLFLGYALTIVPFAFAIAGLWQRQYHAWVRPALPWALVGSLVLGVGILMGAYWAYETLNFGGYWNWDPVENAVYIPWLMLVAGVHTLVIARRNGSALGTSLILVIASFLLVLYATFLTRSGILGESSVHSFTDLGLSGQLLLYLFTFLILSAVLLTIRWKELPFTDKEVKVYSGEFWIFIAATILGLASFQVLVPTSIPVYSKLIGLLGIESNLAPPADQVGFYTKWQLWFGVAIAFASALGQFFWWKKLDAKNWLNHLTTPLIVALLLSAGLIVLTKVDNFVYITLLTVGAFSLVANGMILWRIVRGNYQLSGGAVSHIGVGLMLIGIMFSSGYSKVISKNQTGMLLSKDFSDEANRDNVLLWRGTPQAMAGYTLTYLGPRLEARHFPGYLNEQSLRRLDQYRAVAREDITWNDKTYFAQGDTLELFPENTYHEIRFSNEAGEEFTMYPRVQINEDMGGIAPSPDIKKFADHDIYLHVSSIMAPDQEREWSEAESFKVAVGDTFVLNDFIAELVSVERVDEVEGISLGANDAAVRATVRVLGSEGSYILRPAFVIKDQMVGRIPETSGELGLRLALTEIDPATGEFTFEASTTQKDWLIIKAMEKPYINVLWIGSLLMSLGFGMAAFRRYRDFRQMRDKDREWDDQEKSQKATPVGA, encoded by the coding sequence ATGATCCACGAATTTCCCGGCCTGCTAGGTAACTTCTTCATCACCCTGATGTTTGTGACGGCGGTGGCCGCCGCGTTCGCTTTCTTTCGGGCCACGCAACTGCCCGCCCTCCGCACCCACGACCGCGCGCTGTTGCAGCGTTTCGGGCGCACCGTCTTCGGCATCCACGTGGTGTCGGTCATGGGGGTGGTCGCCACGCTCTTTTTTATCGTTTACAACCACTATTACGAGTACCACTACGCGTGGAGCTACTCGTCCGAACACCTGCCCACGCAATACATCATCGCCAGCTTCTGGAACGGTCAGGAGGGCAGTTTTCTGCTCTGGTTGTTCTGGCACGCCGTGCTGGGCGTGATCGTGATGGCGACCAACCGCCGGTGGGAAGCACCCGTCATGACGATTTTTGCCTTGGTGCAAGCGTTTCTGGCCTCCATGATTCTGGGCGTCGTCATTCCGGGGCTGGACCTGAAAATCGGCAGTTCGCCGTTTATGTTGCTGCGCGACGTAATGCAAAGCTGGCCGGTGTTTCAGATCAATCCGGATTACGTTCCGGTCGACGGGCGTGGCCTGAACCCTTCGTTGCAGAACTACTGGATGGTGATCCACCCGCCGACGTTGTTCCTGGGCTACGCGCTGACCATCGTGCCGTTTGCGTTTGCCATCGCCGGCCTCTGGCAGCGGCAGTACCACGCCTGGGTGCGACCGGCGCTTCCGTGGGCGCTGGTGGGTTCGCTGGTACTCGGCGTAGGGATTCTGATGGGTGCCTATTGGGCATACGAAACGCTTAATTTCGGCGGTTACTGGAACTGGGACCCGGTCGAAAATGCCGTCTACATTCCGTGGCTGATGCTGGTGGCGGGCGTCCACACGCTGGTCATTGCTCGCCGAAACGGCAGCGCACTGGGCACTAGCCTCATTCTGGTCATCGCTTCGTTTTTGCTGGTGTTGTACGCCACTTTCCTGACGCGCAGTGGCATTTTGGGCGAGTCGTCGGTGCATTCGTTTACCGACCTTGGCCTCTCCGGGCAGTTGCTGCTCTACCTGTTTACGTTCCTCATCCTGTCGGCGGTATTGCTGACGATCCGCTGGAAAGAGCTTCCTTTTACCGACAAAGAGGTGAAAGTCTACTCCGGCGAGTTCTGGATTTTTATCGCCGCTACCATTTTGGGCCTGGCGTCGTTTCAGGTACTGGTGCCCACGTCCATTCCGGTCTACAGTAAACTGATTGGCCTGTTGGGCATTGAATCAAACCTGGCGCCCCCGGCCGACCAAGTGGGCTTCTACACCAAATGGCAATTGTGGTTCGGGGTCGCCATTGCGTTTGCCTCGGCGCTAGGACAGTTTTTCTGGTGGAAAAAGCTGGACGCCAAAAACTGGCTCAATCACCTGACTACTCCGCTGATCGTCGCGTTGTTGCTTTCGGCCGGACTGATTGTGCTGACCAAAGTGGACAACTTTGTGTACATCACGCTACTGACGGTGGGTGCGTTTTCGCTCGTGGCCAACGGCATGATTCTGTGGCGCATCGTGCGGGGCAACTACCAGTTGTCCGGCGGTGCCGTGTCGCACATCGGCGTAGGGTTGATGCTGATCGGCATCATGTTTTCGTCTGGTTACTCGAAGGTGATTTCCAAGAACCAGACGGGCATGCTGCTGTCGAAAGATTTTTCGGACGAAGCCAACCGCGACAACGTGCTGCTGTGGCGCGGCACGCCCCAAGCCATGGCGGGCTACACGCTGACGTACCTGGGTCCTCGGCTGGAAGCACGGCATTTTCCGGGCTATCTGAACGAACAGTCGCTTCGGCGTCTGGATCAGTACCGGGCGGTAGCGCGGGAGGACATTACCTGGAACGACAAAACCTACTTTGCGCAAGGCGATACGCTGGAGCTGTTCCCCGAAAATACGTACCACGAAATCCGGTTTAGCAACGAAGCAGGCGAGGAATTCACGATGTATCCGCGCGTGCAGATCAACGAAGACATGGGCGGCATTGCGCCTTCGCCCGACATCAAAAAGTTTGCGGACCACGACATCTACCTGCACGTCTCGTCGATCATGGCCCCCGATCAGGAACGTGAATGGAGCGAAGCCGAATCCTTTAAGGTCGCCGTGGGCGATACTTTCGTGCTCAACGATTTTATTGCCGAACTGGTGAGCGTAGAACGCGTCGACGAGGTGGAAGGTATTTCGTTGGGTGCCAACGATGCGGCCGTGCGGGCCACGGTGCGGGTGCTGGGCAGCGAAGGCAGCTACATTCTGCGCCCGGCGTTTGTGATCAAAGACCAGATGGTGGGGCGCATTCCGGAAACATCGGGCGAGCTGGGACTGCGGCTGGCCCTGACGGAGATCGATCCGGCAACCGGCGAGTTTACGTTCGAAGCCAGCACGACACAAAAAGACTGGCTGATCATCAAGGCGATGGAAAAGCCGTACATCAACGTGCTGTGGATCGGCAGCCTGCTGATGTCGCTCGGCTTCGGCATGGCCGCCTTCCGGCGCTACCGCGATTTCCGCCAGATGCGCGACAAAGATCGCGAATGGGACGATCAGGAAAAGTCACAAAAAGCCACCCCGGTGGGTGCCTAA
- a CDS encoding cytochrome c maturation protein CcmE, with the protein MKKAHLLGIVIIAVAVGIIISTAGDASTYVSFQEAATMAANGRTEKIHVVGELQKDPQGHFVGMQYQPELDPNFFTFSLVDDQGKAQQVIYHNPMPQDFEKSEKIVIIGGYQNDVFVADKILMKCPSKYQDDEFREVPQATAPQAQL; encoded by the coding sequence ATGAAAAAGGCACATCTTCTAGGCATTGTCATCATCGCGGTGGCGGTGGGCATCATCATTTCAACCGCCGGCGACGCCAGTACGTACGTCAGCTTCCAGGAAGCCGCCACGATGGCTGCCAACGGGCGTACGGAAAAAATTCACGTGGTCGGTGAGTTGCAGAAAGATCCCCAGGGGCACTTTGTCGGGATGCAGTATCAGCCCGAGCTCGACCCCAACTTCTTCACGTTTTCGCTGGTAGACGACCAGGGCAAAGCTCAGCAGGTCATCTACCATAACCCCATGCCGCAAGACTTCGAGAAGTCCGAGAAGATTGTCATCATCGGGGGGTATCAAAACGACGTGTTCGTGGCCGATAAAATCCTGATGAAATGTCCTTCGAAATACCAGGACGACGAATTTAGAGAAGTGCCTCAGGCCACAGCGCCTCAGGCTCAATTATAG
- the ccsA gene encoding cytochrome c biogenesis protein CcsA → MIEKSLTSRWWKGLAVVLLLYTVIAGFLMEVPRLPILNESIRNLHFHVPMWFGMMIILTISVVYSIRYLRNPSFQNDSVAIEAANTGVLFGVLGLITGSLWARFTWGAWWVNDPKLNGAAIATLIYLAYFVLRGSFADTQQAARISAVYNIFAYATLIPLLFVLPRLTDSLHPGNGGNPGFSSYDLDSQLRLVFYPAVLGWTLLGWWITSVHIRLRRLRERWENIDASVSAEPYASLQS, encoded by the coding sequence ATGATTGAAAAAAGTTTAACATCGAGGTGGTGGAAAGGGCTGGCCGTGGTGCTGTTGCTCTACACCGTGATCGCGGGCTTTCTGATGGAAGTGCCTCGCTTGCCCATCTTGAACGAAAGCATCCGCAACCTGCACTTTCACGTGCCGATGTGGTTCGGTATGATGATTATCCTGACCATTTCGGTCGTCTATTCCATTCGGTACTTGCGCAATCCCTCGTTTCAGAACGACAGTGTCGCCATCGAAGCAGCCAACACCGGCGTGTTGTTCGGGGTGCTGGGCCTGATCACCGGCTCGCTGTGGGCCCGCTTTACATGGGGCGCCTGGTGGGTCAACGACCCGAAACTGAACGGTGCGGCCATCGCCACGCTGATCTACCTGGCCTATTTTGTGTTGCGGGGTTCGTTTGCGGACACGCAGCAGGCGGCTCGCATCAGCGCGGTCTATAACATCTTTGCGTACGCTACCCTCATTCCCCTTCTGTTCGTGCTGCCCCGCCTGACCGACTCACTTCATCCGGGCAACGGCGGCAATCCAGGTTTCAGTTCCTACGATCTGGACAGCCAGCTTCGGCTGGTTTTTTACCCGGCTGTGCTGGGCTGGACGCTGCTGGGCTGGTGGATCACGTCGGTCCACATTCGGCTGCGGCGCCTGCGCGAACGGTGGGAAAATATTGACGCCTCTGTGTCGGCCGAACCTTATGCGTCGTTACAATCCTGA
- a CDS encoding DUF4136 domain-containing protein — MKIIYSSLLFCTFIALSGCFGFRNYMVESDYSYYGRFKKYKTFNFFTEMNSSAISTAEDTLIRELIQQRLQLQGYQMDESKPNLMVAYKIFYDNFNFKGYNQPQIDQWAKTENEDETYDPVKYSLREGTLLILLYDNKRDKAIWQGYASGLFGDQYAVASRRHIRRAVRSIFDQYQFLAEGFAVENKGE, encoded by the coding sequence ATGAAAATCATCTACTCTTCCCTCCTATTTTGCACTTTTATCGCGCTATCCGGGTGTTTTGGCTTCCGTAATTACATGGTCGAATCGGACTACAGCTACTACGGGCGCTTCAAGAAGTATAAAACGTTCAACTTCTTTACCGAGATGAACTCCAGCGCCATTTCGACTGCCGAGGATACGCTGATCCGGGAGCTGATTCAGCAACGGTTGCAATTGCAGGGGTACCAGATGGACGAAAGCAAACCGAACCTGATGGTGGCCTATAAGATTTTCTACGACAACTTCAACTTTAAGGGATACAACCAGCCGCAGATCGATCAGTGGGCTAAAACGGAAAACGAAGACGAGACGTACGATCCGGTCAAGTATAGTTTGCGTGAAGGCACGCTACTGATTCTGCTCTACGACAACAAGCGTGACAAGGCCATCTGGCAGGGCTATGCGTCCGGCCTATTTGGCGACCAGTACGCCGTTGCTAGCCGACGCCACATCCGCCGGGCGGTGCGCTCGATTTTTGATCAGTACCAGTTCCTGGCCGAAGGATTTGCGGTAGAAAACAAAGGCGAATAG
- a CDS encoding CcmD family protein gives MKKLLFLFLLLVSLNLNAQTDVSEAAPDRSTSQVEMADTLRQSGKIYVVVAVVVVLLSGVLVYLVRLDRRVDKLEKDVAHHA, from the coding sequence ATGAAAAAATTACTTTTCCTTTTTCTCCTGCTCGTTTCCCTAAACTTAAACGCCCAAACCGATGTTTCGGAAGCGGCTCCTGATCGTTCCACTTCCCAGGTAGAAATGGCCGACACGCTACGGCAAAGCGGTAAGATCTACGTCGTTGTGGCGGTGGTGGTCGTCCTGCTCTCCGGGGTCCTGGTGTACCTCGTGCGCCTCGACCGGCGTGTAGACAAACTCGAAAAAGACGTGGCGCATCATGCCTGA
- a CDS encoding ADP-ribosylglycohydrolase family protein — protein MSDDALRLSRYRAALLGTALGDALGVPVEGKSREALRSAPITEPMGNGVHQQPPGTWSDDSALTFCLAESLAQGYNLHDLAQRFLRWQTEGHWSAHGTAFGIGQTTQAALQRLQSGVSPVEAGGLEEQHNGNGSLMRILPLAFYLDDLPVAQRYERTAEVSSLTHAHPRTLVACFCYLELARQLLHGQPPDRAFFAMQEVCNDYLDTLDLSYEERDRFERVLILDIGQLPADDIQSDGYVVHTLEAACWCLLTQPDYRTTVLTAVNLGDDADTTAAVAGGLAGIVYGEAALPEAWLAQLARREEIVALANALGPPLA, from the coding sequence GTGTCCGACGACGCTTTACGCCTTTCTCGCTACCGGGCTGCGCTTCTGGGAACTGCCCTGGGCGATGCGCTGGGCGTTCCGGTGGAAGGCAAAAGTCGGGAAGCGCTGCGCAGTGCTCCCATTACCGAACCGATGGGCAACGGCGTGCACCAGCAACCGCCCGGCACGTGGTCGGACGACAGCGCCCTGACGTTCTGCCTGGCCGAGAGTCTGGCGCAAGGCTACAACCTACACGACCTGGCGCAGCGTTTTCTGCGCTGGCAAACCGAAGGGCATTGGTCGGCACACGGCACGGCCTTTGGCATTGGCCAGACCACCCAAGCAGCACTGCAACGCCTGCAGTCCGGCGTTTCGCCCGTAGAAGCGGGCGGCCTTGAGGAGCAGCACAACGGCAACGGCTCGCTCATGCGCATCCTTCCCCTGGCGTTTTACCTCGACGATCTTCCCGTGGCGCAACGCTACGAACGTACGGCGGAAGTATCGTCGCTTACACACGCGCACCCGCGCACGCTGGTGGCCTGCTTTTGTTACCTCGAATTGGCGCGCCAGTTATTGCACGGGCAACCGCCCGACCGCGCCTTTTTCGCCATGCAGGAGGTTTGCAACGACTACCTCGATACCCTCGACCTTTCGTACGAGGAGCGAGACCGGTTCGAACGGGTGTTGATTCTGGACATCGGCCAGTTGCCCGCCGACGACATTCAGTCGGATGGTTACGTAGTGCATACGCTGGAGGCCGCCTGCTGGTGCTTGCTTACGCAGCCAGATTACCGCACTACCGTACTGACCGCCGTGAATTTGGGAGACGACGCCGACACTACGGCAGCCGTGGCCGGGGGCCTGGCGGGCATTGTGTACGGTGAAGCGGCTTTACCGGAAGCATGGCTCGCTCAACTGGCGCGGCGGGAGGAGATCGTGGCGCTGGCCAATGCGCTGGGGCCGCCGCTTGCGTAA